A window of the Paralichthys olivaceus isolate ysfri-2021 chromosome 5, ASM2471397v2, whole genome shotgun sequence genome harbors these coding sequences:
- the csnk1da gene encoding casein kinase I, whose translation MELRVGNRYRLGRKIGSGSFGDIYLGTDISVGEEVAIKLECVKTKHPQLHIESKIYKMMQGGVGIPTIKWCGAEGDYNVMVMELLGPSLEDLFNFCSRKFSLKTVLLLADQMISRIEYIHSKNFIHRDVKPDNFLMGLGKKGNLVYIIDFGLAKKYRDARTHQHIPYRENKNLTGTARYASINTHLGIEQSRRDDLESLGYVLMYFNLGSLPWQGLKAATKRQKYERISEKKMSTPIEVLCKGYPSEFATYLNFCRSLRFDDKPDYSYLRQLFRNLFHRQGFSYDYVFDWNMLKFGANRAVEDAERERREREERLRHSRNPGARGMASASGRARAAQDVAAPSPLNPTSHTGLEKERKVSMRLHRGAPVNISSSDLTGRQDTSRMSTSQALSRVTPSGLQSAAPR comes from the exons ATGGAGTTGAGAGTAGGAAACCGATACAGACTGGGCAGGAAAATTGGAAGTGGATCATTTGGGGACATATACCTGG gTACTGACATCTCAGTTGGGGAGGAGGTCGCCATCAAATTGGAATGTGTGAAGACCAAACACCCACAGCTCCACATAGAGAGCAAAATCTACAAGATGATGCAGGGTGGAG tggGTATTCCAACGATAAAGTGGTGCGGGGCTGAGGGTGACTACAATGTGATGGTAATGGAGCTGCTGGGGCCCAGTCTGGAAGATCTGTTCAACTTCTGCTCCCGCAAGTTTAGCCTCAAGACAGTCCTGCTGCTGGCCGACCAGATG ATCAGCCGCATTGAATACATCCACTCCAAGAACTTCATCCACAGAGATGTGAAGCCAGACAACTTTCTGATGGGGCTCGGTAAGAAGGGCAACCTGGTCTACATCATCGACTTCGGCCTGGCTAAGAAATACCGTGATGCCCGCACGCACCAGCATATCCCGTACCGCGAGAACAAGAACCTGACCGGCACAGCCCGCTACGCATCTATAAACACCCATCTGGGCATTG aacagtcCAGACGAGACGACTTGGAGTCACTGGGATACGTCCTGATGTACTTCAACCTGGGCTCTCTGCCCTGGCAAGGTCTCAAAGCAGCCACCAAGAGGCAGAAGTATGAACGCATCAGTGAGAAGAAAATGTCCACACCCATTGAGGTCCTCTGCAAAGGCTACCCAT CGGAGTTTGCCACCTACTTGAACTTCTGCCGTTCCCTGCGGTTCGACGACAAACCAGACTACTCGTATCTCCGCCAGCTCTTCAGAAACCTCTTCCACCGCCAGGGCTTCTCCTACGACTACGTCTTCGACTGGAACATGCTCAAATTT GGCGCCAACAGGGCTGTGGAGGACGCAGAGAGGGAGCGTCGGGAGcgggaggagaggctgaggcATAGCAGGAACCCCGGGGCTAGGGGCATGGCATCAGCCTCAGGAAGAGCCAGGGCAGCTCAGGACGtcgcagccccctccccactgaaccccacctcacacacag GtttggagaaagagaggaaagtgagCATGCGTCTTCATCGTGGAGCACCTGTCAACATTTCCTCCTCAGACTTGACGGGGCGCCAGGACACATCCCGTATGTCCACCTCACAG gCTCTGTCCCGGGTCACGCCCAGCGGCCTCCAGTCTGCAGCTCCACGGTGA
- the slc16a3a gene encoding monocarboxylate transporter 4-like, protein MGGVALDVGGGGVKAPDGGWGWAVLTGCFVITGFSYAFPKAISVFFKELIREFGVGYSDTAWISSILLAMLYGTGPLCSVLVNRFGCRPVMMVGGVFASLGMVLASFSTSIVHIYLSTGVITGLGLALNFQPSLIMLNRYFSEKRPLANGLSAAGSPVALCCLSPLGQVLQYKYGWRGGFLILGGILLNCCVCAALMKPLVAPKSLQSNSRAQDTEEGAEVVVKKKPKGKLLDFSVFKDYGFVIYTVAASIMVLGLFVPPVFIVSYAKELGNEDTKSALLLSILGFIDIFARPTCGVIAGLKWVRPRCVYLFSFAMIFNGITDLIGSQAKDYTSLVVFCIFFGLSYGMVGALQFEVLMAIVGTEKFSSAIGLVLLMEAIAVLVGPPGAGRLLDATKNYMYVFLLAGSEVVLSAVVLATCTFFCIGKIKSSAPAHSLENVTVTGDKTEVNDEEEKGAREEREMESLKEVERELKEEEEEKEKLEEAGPGSATVDSQEVERFLKEPLQNGDMVINPETCL, encoded by the exons ATGGGAGGCGTAGCGTTGGACGTGGGTGGCGGAGGCGTGAAGGCACCGGATGGAGGGTGGGGCTGGGCGGTGCTGACCGGCTGTTTTGTCATCACAGGCTTCTCCTACGCTTTTCCAAAGGCGATCAGTGTCTTTTTCAAAGAGCTGATCCGGGAGTTTGGGGTCGGATACAGCGACACTGCCTGGATCTCCTCTATACTGCTGGCTATGCTCTATGGCACAG GTCCTCTATGCAGTGTGCTGGTGAACCGCTTCGGCTGTCGGCCAGTGATGATGGTGGGGGGCGTCTTTGCTTCTCTGGGAATGGTCCTCGCGTCCTTCTCCACCAGCATCGTCCACATCTACCTCTCTACGGGGGTTATTACAG GTCTGGGTTTAGCCTTGAACTTCCAGCCATCTTTGATCATGCTGAACCGCTACTTCAGTGAGAAGCGTCCTCTGGCCAATGGCCTGTCAGCAGCAGGAAGCCCTGTGGCGCTTTGCTGCCTGTCACCACTGGGCCAGGTACTCCAGTATAAGTATGGATGGAGGGGGGGCTTCCTCATCTTGGGCGGCATTCTACtcaactgctgtgtgtgtgcggccCTGATGAAGCCTCTGGTCGCCCCCAAGAGCCTCCAGTCCAACAGCAGGGCGCAGGACAcggaggagggagcagaggtTGTAGTGAAGAAGAAGCCGAAAGGCAAACTACTGGATTTCTCTGTCTTCAAAGACTATGGTTTTGTCATCTACACTGTAGCGGCATCCATCATGGTGCTGGGGCTGTTTGTACCTCCGGTGTTTATTGTGAGTTATGCTAAGGAGCTGGGGAATGAAGACACCAAAtcagctctgctgctctctATCCTGGGCTTCATTGACATTTTTGCTCGGCCCACATGTGGAGTGATTGCAGGACTGAAATGGGTTCGGCCTCGTTGCGTCTACCTCTTCAGCTTTGCGATGATTTTCAATGGAATCACTGACCTGATTGGATCACAG GCCAAGGACTACACATCTCTGGTGGTCTTCTGCATCTTTTTTGGCCTTTCCTATGGGATGGTGGGGGCCCTGCAGTTTGAAGTCCTCATGGCAATAGTTGGCACTGAGAAGTTCTCCAGTGCCATTGGCCTGGTGCTGCTCATGGAGGCTATTGCCGTGCTGGTGGGCCCACCTGGTGCAG gCCGCCTTCTTGATGCTACCAAGAACTACATGTATGTCTTCCTGCTGGCAGGAAGTGAGGTGGTCCTCTCAGCTGTTGTTCTGGCTACTTGTACCTTCTTCTGTATTGGAAAGATTAAGTCTTCAGCACCAGCACACAGCCTGGAGAACGTCACAGTGACGGGTGACAAGACAGAGGTCAACgatgaagaggagaaaggagCAAGAGAGGAGCGGGAGATGGAGAGTTTGAAGGAGGTGGAAAGGGAAttaaaggaagaggaggaagagaaagagaaattagAGGAGGCTGGGCCCGGCAGTGCGACAGTGGACTCACAGGAAGTGGAAAGGTTCCTAAAAGAGCCACTCCAGAATGGTGACATGGTCATCAATCCTGAAACATGCCTGTGA
- the dus1l gene encoding tRNA-dihydrouridine(16/17) synthase [NAD(P)(+)]-like has translation MAKLQGFEFWSKTLNEARFVVAPMVDQSELAWRLLSRRHGAQLCYTPMLHAQVFVRDANYRRENLYSEVCKEDRPLITQFCANDPEVFLEAALLAQDYCDAIDLNLGCPQMIAKRGHYGVFLQDEWELLEKMIRLANEKLSVPITCKIRVFKEMERTVSYAQMLEKAGCQLLTIHGRTKDQKGAMTGIANWEHIKAVRKAVNIPVFANGNIQHLSDVERCIQETGVQGVMSAEGNLHNPALFEGHSPPVWEMAEEYLELVKQYPPCTLSYVRAHLFKLWHHTLQIHQDLREELAKVKNLESLADVSKKLRLRCQEEIAKGKDVEEKEGSLPFPHWICQPYVRPVPKEPVANGNSKGSEVKKTVCQKRALEDTDGSSDTLSKNKQKKRSRNPKKNFCPEQKPKYIKCEQCGNPKGNKCVFNLCRGCCKKKAYKEVADCPSHGLRFKTKAEKQKADEENGKDASETERSRSSPEPVLPPSTEQQEQSQAHLPQ, from the exons ATGGCCAAACTCCAGGGCTTTGAGTTCTGGAGTAAGACCCTGAACGAAGCACGCTTTGTGGTGGCCCCCATGGTGGACCAGAGCGAGCTGGCCTGGCGCCTGCTGAGCCGCCGTCATGGTGCCCAGCTCTGCTACACCCCCATGCTGCACGCTCAGGTGTTTGTGCGTGACGCCAACTACAGGCGAGAGAATCTCTACAGTGAGGTTTGCAAGGAGGACAGACCTCTCATCACACAG ttttgtGCCAATGATCCAGAAGTGTTCCTCGAGGCGGCCCTACTGGCCCAGGACTACTGCGACGCCATCGACCTCAACCTGGGCTGTCCACAGATGATAGCAAAGAGAG GGCACTATGGAGTCTTCTTACAAGATGAATGGGAGCTGTTGGAGAAAATGA TCAGGTTAGCCAATGAGAAGCTCTCGGTGCCCATCACATGTAAGATCCGTGTGTTCAAGGAGATGGAAAGGACGGTGTCGTACGCCCAGATGCTGGAGAAAGCTGGATGTCAG CTGCTCACAATACATGGCAGAACCAAAGACCAGAAAGGAGCCATGACGGGTATCGCTAACTGGGAGCACATCAAGGCAGTGCG GAAGGCAGTTAATATTCCAGTGTTTGCTAATGGAAACATTCAGCACCTGAGTGATGTGGAGCGCTGCATTCAGGAGACGGGGGTTCAGGGTGTTATGAGCGCAG AGGGGAACCTCCATAACCCTGCACTGTTTGAGGGCCACAGCCCTCCAGTGTGGGAGATGGCTGAGGAGTATCTGGAGCTGGTGAAGCAGTATCCTCCCTGCACTCTGTCCTATGTACGAGCCCACCTCTTCAAGCTGTGGCACCACAC gctacAGATACACCAGGACCTGAGGGAGGAGTTGGCCAAGGTGAAGAACCTCGAAAGTTTGGCCGATGTCAGCAAAAAGCTGAGGCTGCGCTGCCAG GAGGAGATAGCCAAAGGAAAGGACgtggaagagaaggagggcAGCCTGCCCTTCCCCCACTGGATCTGCCAGCCATACGTTAGACCAGT GCCAAAGGAGCCAGTTGCCAATGGCAACAGCAAGGGTTCAGAGGTAAAGAAGACAGTTTGTCAGAAAAGAGCGCTGGAGGACACTGATGGGTCCTCTGACACACTCTCcaaaaacaagcagaaaaagAGATCCCGCAACCCCAAGAAGAACTTCTGTCCCGAGCAGAAAC CCAAGTACATCAAATGTGAACAGTGTGGCAACCCAAAG ggaaataaatgtgttttcaaccTGTGTCGAGGCTGCTGTAAGAAAAAGGCCTACAAGGAGGTGGCAGACTGTCCAA GTCATGGGCTGAGGTTCAAGACCAAGGCGGAGAAACAGAAAGCTGACGAGGAAAATGGGAAGGACGCctcagagacggagagaagccGCAGCTCCCCTGAGCCTGTTCTACCGCCAAGTACAGAGCAGCAAGAGCAGTCACAGGCACATCTACCGCAATGA